From a region of the Pseudomonadaceae bacterium SI-3 genome:
- a CDS encoding F0F1 ATP synthase subunit delta, with protein MINTQTLARPYAKAAFEFASAAGRIDAWSGMLSLAAVAVDVPQVAELLKNPRLTSENKVQTLVQLFGSDIDEAFRNFVSTLGDNDRLDVLPTIRELFEELKAEAEKTLDVEVQTAFELTPAQLQTLAAALSKRLDRTVNPQQVVNPALIGGVVIRAGDVVVDGSVRGKLSQLAESLKS; from the coding sequence ATGATCAATACCCAGACGCTTGCTCGGCCATACGCAAAGGCCGCTTTCGAGTTCGCCAGCGCGGCTGGCCGGATTGATGCCTGGTCGGGCATGTTGAGCCTGGCTGCGGTCGCTGTTGACGTTCCCCAAGTTGCCGAACTGCTGAAAAATCCGCGTCTGACCAGTGAAAACAAGGTCCAGACGCTGGTTCAGCTGTTCGGTAGCGACATCGATGAAGCGTTCCGAAACTTCGTCTCCACCCTGGGCGATAACGATCGTCTGGATGTGTTGCCGACCATTCGGGAGCTGTTCGAGGAACTCAAGGCTGAAGCCGAAAAGACACTCGACGTTGAAGTGCAGACAGCCTTCGAGCTGACCCCTGCACAACTCCAAACTTTGGCTGCCGCCTTGTCGAAGCGGCTAGATCGTACCGTCAACCCCCAGCAGGTCGTGAACCCTGCGCTGATCGGCGGCGTTGTTATCCGCGCCGGCGATGTGGTTGTCGATGGTTCGGTCCGCGGCAAACTGAGCCAGTTGGCCGAATCGTTGAAATCCTGA
- a CDS encoding F0F1 ATP synthase subunit B (Produces ATP from ADP in the presence of a proton gradient across the membrane. Subunit B is part of the membrane proton channel.), producing the protein MNINLTLFGQTFAFAIFVWFCMKYVWPPITKAMQERQKKIAEGLDAAGRAQQDLKLAQEKVSNTLRETKGQAAQILEQANKQANAIVEDAKQQARVEGERLVAGARAEIEQEVNRAKEQLRNQVAVLAVMGAEKILESQVDAKAHNDLVEKLASQL; encoded by the coding sequence GTGAACATTAACTTGACGCTGTTCGGTCAAACGTTCGCTTTCGCTATTTTCGTCTGGTTTTGCATGAAGTACGTATGGCCGCCAATCACCAAGGCCATGCAAGAACGCCAGAAGAAAATCGCTGAAGGACTGGACGCCGCAGGCCGTGCGCAGCAAGACCTAAAATTGGCTCAGGAAAAGGTTTCCAATACCCTCCGTGAGACCAAGGGGCAAGCTGCCCAGATTCTTGAGCAGGCCAACAAGCAGGCCAACGCCATCGTTGAGGATGCCAAGCAACAGGCGCGCGTCGAAGGCGAGCGACTGGTCGCCGGCGCCCGCGCCGAGATCGAGCAGGAAGTGAATCGTGCCAAGGAGCAACTGCGCAATCAGGTAGCCGTGTTGGCTGTCATGGGTGCGGAGAAGATTCTGGAGTCCCAGGTGGACGCCAAGGCACACAACGATCTGGTCGAAAAACTGGCCTCCCAACTCTAA
- a CDS encoding F0F1 ATP synthase subunit C encodes MELVYIAASIMIGLGALGTGIGFALLGGKLLESTARQPELAPQLQTKTFLMAGLLDAVPMIGVGIAMYLIFVVAA; translated from the coding sequence ATGGAACTCGTCTACATCGCCGCCTCTATCATGATCGGTCTGGGTGCCCTGGGCACTGGCATCGGCTTCGCCCTGCTGGGCGGCAAGCTGCTGGAATCCACTGCTCGTCAACCCGAGCTGGCTCCGCAGCTGCAAACCAAGACCTTCCTGATGGCTGGTCTGCTCGACGCCGTACCGATGATCGGTGTTGGTATCGCGATGTACCTCATCTTCGTTGTCGCTGCCTAA
- a CDS encoding F0F1 ATP synthase subunit A codes for MASTPAEYIQHHLQNLTYGKLPEGYVRADGSVVDQATWTIAHSGVEARDMGFMAVHLDTLGWSLFMGLIFILVFRMAAKGATAGIPGRLQNFVEMCVEFVEGVVKDTFHGRNALIAPLALTIFVWVFLMNSLKWIPVDYIPGLASMIGLPYFKIVPTADPNGTFGLSLGVFILILFYSFKVKGFGGFTKELAFTPFNHWSLVPFNLFLEILGLLTKPLSLALRLFGNMYAGEVVFILIALLPFYVQWTLNVPWAIFHILVIPLQAFIFMVLTVVYLSSAHEDHSHAELTP; via the coding sequence ATGGCGAGTACCCCGGCGGAATACATCCAGCACCACTTGCAGAATCTGACCTACGGAAAACTGCCGGAAGGTTACGTGCGCGCAGACGGCTCAGTCGTTGACCAAGCGACTTGGACCATTGCCCATTCAGGCGTGGAAGCGCGTGACATGGGTTTCATGGCCGTTCATCTCGACACGCTCGGATGGTCGCTCTTCATGGGCCTGATCTTCATCCTGGTGTTTCGCATGGCAGCCAAGGGCGCTACTGCCGGGATACCGGGCCGGTTGCAGAACTTCGTCGAGATGTGCGTCGAGTTTGTTGAAGGCGTAGTGAAGGATACCTTCCATGGTCGCAACGCCCTCATCGCTCCATTGGCCCTAACCATTTTCGTCTGGGTGTTCCTGATGAACAGCCTGAAGTGGATTCCGGTCGACTACATTCCCGGCCTGGCGAGCATGATTGGCCTGCCGTACTTCAAGATCGTTCCGACTGCTGATCCGAACGGCACCTTCGGTCTATCGCTGGGTGTGTTCATCCTGATTCTTTTCTACAGCTTCAAGGTCAAGGGCTTCGGCGGTTTTACCAAGGAACTGGCGTTCACGCCGTTCAATCATTGGTCGCTGGTCCCGTTCAACCTGTTCCTTGAGATCCTCGGTCTGCTGACCAAGCCGTTGAGCCTGGCTCTGCGTCTGTTCGGCAACATGTATGCCGGTGAGGTGGTGTTCATCCTTATCGCGCTGCTGCCGTTCTACGTGCAGTGGACCCTGAATGTACCCTGGGCGATTTTCCACATCCTGGTGATCCCGCTGCAGGCGTTCATCTTCATGGTTCTGACCGTGGTGTACCTGAGCTCTGCGCATGAAGACCACAGTCATGCCGAACTCACGCCGTAA